The DNA sequence GCGGTCGCCGAGGCGCACGGGCGCGCCGTTGACCTTCTCGTGTCAGACGTCGCGCTGCCGCGCGCGAGCGGGGCGTGGCTGGCGCAGGAGCTGATCTCGCGTGCGCTGGCCGCACGTACGCTCTTCGTCTCGGGTCACGCCGAGGCGCTGCTGCAAGGCGGCGACGGCGCACTTCCCGGCAAGGGCGCCTTCGTGCACAAGCCGCTCACCGGCGACGCGCTCGTTGCCAAGGTGCGCGAACTGCTCGACCAGCCACCGTCGGCACCGTAGCCGCGAGCAATCGCCCGCGTGCAGGCCGGCGTACGGCGTGCGCGCGGCGTGCGCGCGGCGTCGCGGTTGCGAGCTACCCGATGGCGTGCCAACGTTGCCACGACGTGGGGCGTTGCCCCAGCACCGTCCCGACGTTCGACATGCTGTCCCCCCATTCGCATTCGCTTATGCTCCCGTTGCGTCCATTGCTCCTTGTCGCAGCGCCCGCGCTCGCGGCGCTCGCCTTCCCGCCCGACAGCACGCCGCCCACGCGCAGCACATGGGCGGTACCGTATCCGGCGCCCGCCGCGGCGCTCGATTCCACCCTCAAGGCAGGGTACCGCTGGCGCAACGTCGGCCCCGATCGCGGTGGGCGTTCGATCGCCGCGAGTGGCGTGAAGGGGCGCCCTCGCGAGGCGTACTTCGGCGCCACGGGCGGCGGGCTCTGGAAGACGACCGACGGCGGCGAGAACTGGCTGCCGGTGACCGATGGTCTCATCAGCTCCGCCTCGGTTGGCGCCGTCGCGGTGAGCGAGTCCAACCCCGACGTGGTCTTCATCGGGATGGGTGAGACGTGCATTCGCGGCAACATCATGCCTGGCGACGGCGTCTATCGTTCGCGCGACGGCGGGAAGACGTGGACGCATGTGGGCTTCCGCGAGTCGCACGGCATCTCGAAGATTCGCATTCACCCCACCAACCCCGACATCATCTACGTCGCGTCGTTCGGCAAGTTCTCGGTGCCAAGCCAGGAGCGCGGGGTGTTCAAGAGCACCGACGGCGGCTCGACGTGGAAGCGCGTTCTCTTCCGCGACGACAAGACGGGCGCCATCGACATCTCGATCGATCGCAACAACCCCAACGTGCTCTATGCCTCGTTGTGGGAAGCGTATCGCAAGGAATACCAGATGTCGTCGGGCGGCGAGTCGAGCGGCTTGTTCAAGAGCACCGACGGCGGCGAGACGTGGAGCGAGATCACGCGCAACCCGGGGATGCCATCGGGGCTCGTGGGGCGCATCGGCGTCGCCGTGTCGGGAGCCAGCTCGAGCCGCGTCTATGCGCTGGTGGAGAACGAGAAGGGCGGGTTGTTCAGCAGCAACGACGCCGGCGCCACCTGGACGCTGGTGAACGACAAGCGCGACATCCGGCAGCGCGCCTTCTATTACACGCACGTCTTCGCCGACCCGAAGAACGCCGACGTGGTCTACATGCAGAACACGTCGATGTTCCGCTCCACCGACGGCGGGAAGACGATGAAGGCGATCGACAACGGGACGCACGGCGACTTCCATGACCTGTGGATCGACCCGGACGCCCCCGATCACCTGGTGGTGGCCAACGACGGCGGGGGTGCCGTCAGCAGCAACACGGGCGGGAAGTGGACGGCGCAGGACTTCCCCACCGAGCAGTTCTACCACGCGATCACCACGGCGCACACGGTCTACCACATCTGCGGTTCGCAGCAGGACAACTCGACGCTGTGCGTCCCCTTCAACTGGAATGCCGCCGCCTTCGGGTTGGGGAGCGGTGGGCGGCGCGGCGGCGGTGGCGGCGGCGCCAGCGACACCACGCGCCGCGACATCACGCTGGGCGGGATGGCCGTGTCGTACGTCGCCGGCGGCGGCGAGCCGGGCTACATCGCCACCGACCCGCTCGATCCCGACCTCTTCTACTCCGGCACCAACAACGGCGCCTACGTCGACAAGTTCAACCGCCGGCTGCAAACGTCGCGCGAGGTGAACCCGTACCCCTGGTTCTACTCGGGCGAGCCGAGCAAGGAGATCAAGGAACGCTGGCAGTGGACCTTCCCCATCCTCTTCTCCAAGGTCGACCCGAAGCTCCTCTTCGTCTCGTCGCAGCGCCTGTGGGCCACGCGCGACGGCGGCAAGACCTGGTTGCGCCTGTCGGGCGACCTCACGCGCCACGCGCCGGAAACGCAGGAGAAGTCGGGCGGCCCCATCACTGGCGACATGAACGGCCCCGAGGTCTACGGCGTGATCTTCTCCGTCGGCCCCGGCAAGAAGGACGTCAACGTCATCTGGACGGGGAGCGACGACGGCCTGGTGCACGTCACGCGCGACTTCGGGAAGAGCTGGAGCAACGTCACGCCGAAAGACATGCCCGACTTCGGGCGCGTGTCGCAGATCGATGCCTCCAACTTCTCGTCAGGCACCGCCTACATCTCGGTGCGCAAGCCGCTCCTCAACGACTTCTCGCCCTACATCTTCAAGACGACGGACTACGGGAAGAGCTGGACGAAGATCGTGAACGGGATCCGCGCCGATGCCTACGTGCACGCGGTGCGCGAGGATCCCACGCGCAAGGGACTCCTCTACGCGGCCACGCAACACGGCGTCTACATCTCGTATGACGACGGGGCCAACTGGGAGAGCCTGATGCTCAACATGCCCGACGTCCCCATCTCGGATCTCATCGTCGAGGGGAACGAGCTGGTCATCGCCACGCACGGGCGCGGCTTCTGGGTCCTCGACAACATCGCCCCGCTGCGGCAGGCAACGCCGGCCATCACCGCCGGCGACTCGCATCTCTTCACCCCGCCTGCGCTCGTGCGCTCCGGGCCGGGGATCGTCCTCAGCTGGTGGCTCAAGTCGCCCTACAAGTCGGCCAGGCTCGAGATCCTCGACTCGGCCGGTGTCACGCTCCGCACCTTCGAGCCCGATACCACCAAGCCGGATTCGACGCGCCCCCCCTCGGGCGGCTTCGAACGCAACCGGCGCACCTATCTCCCCAAGGGGACCGGGCTCCAGCGTCTCGTGTGGGACGGGCGCGCCGAGGGGATTTCGTCGTTCCCGGGGATGATCCTGTGGGGCGCGGGGACCAACGGCCCCGCTGTCCCGCCGGGGAAGTACAGCGTGCGCCTCACGATCGACGGGAAGAAGCTCACCGCGCCGCTTTCCGTCAGGCGCAACCCGTGGATTGCCGACGTCAGCGACGCCGACCTCGTGGCGCAGTACAAGTTCGGCAAGATGGTGCGCGACAAGGCCACCGAGGCCAACGACGCCATCATCGCCATCCGTCGCGTGAAGACGCAGCTCGACGACCGCACCAAGCGCGCGAGTGCCGATGCGGCGCTCAAGTCCGCCGGCGAGACGTTGCGCACCAACGCCAGCGGCGTGGAAGAGAGCGTGTACCAGGTGAGGAACCAGAGCGGGCAGGACCCGCTCAACTTCCCCATCAAGGTCAACAACCGCCTGGCCAACCTCCTCGCCATGAGCGAGCGCGGCGACGGACGTCCCACCACCAACATGCCCGAGATCTTCGGCATCCTCAGCACGGAGCTCAAGGGTTACACCACGAAGCTCGAGCAGGTGTGGAAGGTCGACCTGGCCGCGGTCAACAAGGAGCTGGCGCGCCTCAACCTCGCGGCCATCGACCCCAACTGTCCAAAGGCGGAGGGGTGCGGCGTGGTGCCATGAGATAAGCGAGGAGAACGCCGCGCGGCGGTCTCACGCGTCAGGCAGTGTCACGCAGAACGGCGGGCCGCCATGGCCCGCCGTTTCGCGTTCGCCCCGACCGCCAGGTTGCCCTGACTACTTCGCTGCCTGCGGCGGGGCGAGGTTGCGCGCGTCCGAACGTCCGCTCGCTGCCTTCCGCCACGTCGCCACGGTGTTCCGGACCTGCTGCGCCGTTGGCGGCTGCGACCAGACGCGGATCTCGAGGTTCTCGCCGGTCGTCACCACGGGAGAGCCGGCCGCCAGCGGTGCGATCGACAGGATCTGGTGCTCCGGCCCGGCGGCCGACCAGTCGCAACGCTCGCTGCGAGTCCCCCACACGATCATGCGCCCCGTACTGGTGGCGATGATGAGTGAAGCGCCGCTGCGCGAGAAGGCGATGGCCGTCGGGGTGACGCCCGTCAGCTGCTCGCAGCCGAGTGCTTGGGCGCTGTCGATGCGTCCGCCGCGATAGCGCATGCGGTGGACCATGCTGCCGACCGTCACCGCCACGTCGCGCCCGTCGGTGGCCACCGCCATCTGGCTCATGGTGCCGGTCACGCTGTCGGTCGCCGGCGCGCGCCAGAGTAGCCGCGCCGCACCATTCCCCACCCACCCGAAGACGTTGCCACGTTCATCGGCGGCGAGCAGGTCGCGCTCGTTGAGGTAGGCGAGCGATGTCACCCGACCGCCGCCAGGAAGCCTCGTGCGTCGCGGCGCGCCCTGCGCCGTCAGCCGCACCACGTCGCCATGTATCGTCCCCACCGCCATCTCGCGCGCCGACGGCGTCACCGCCAGCGACTGCAGCGTATCGGGGAGCACGGTATCGCGCTCGCGCCGCCAGTCGGGGCGCGTGACCAGCGACACGCGCCCATGACGCCCGGCCACCGCCAGCTTCACCGCCTGCGAGGCGTACCCTAACCCCACAATGCCGCCCGCCCACCCCGGCACCACGCCGCGGACGTCGGCACTCGGATCGGCGGCGTTGGCCATGGCCGCCGCATCGTGCAGCACGATACCGGACGAATCGCTCCGGACCGTATCGACATGCGGCACCGCGCGCACCAGGACGTTCATCACCCACAGACGACCATCGTCGGTTCCCACGGCGACAATCGAATCCGGCGCCGCCGCTGACGACACCACCGGTGTCTG is a window from the Gemmatimonadaceae bacterium genome containing:
- a CDS encoding glycosyl hydrolase; the protein is MLPLRPLLLVAAPALAALAFPPDSTPPTRSTWAVPYPAPAAALDSTLKAGYRWRNVGPDRGGRSIAASGVKGRPREAYFGATGGGLWKTTDGGENWLPVTDGLISSASVGAVAVSESNPDVVFIGMGETCIRGNIMPGDGVYRSRDGGKTWTHVGFRESHGISKIRIHPTNPDIIYVASFGKFSVPSQERGVFKSTDGGSTWKRVLFRDDKTGAIDISIDRNNPNVLYASLWEAYRKEYQMSSGGESSGLFKSTDGGETWSEITRNPGMPSGLVGRIGVAVSGASSSRVYALVENEKGGLFSSNDAGATWTLVNDKRDIRQRAFYYTHVFADPKNADVVYMQNTSMFRSTDGGKTMKAIDNGTHGDFHDLWIDPDAPDHLVVANDGGGAVSSNTGGKWTAQDFPTEQFYHAITTAHTVYHICGSQQDNSTLCVPFNWNAAAFGLGSGGRRGGGGGGASDTTRRDITLGGMAVSYVAGGGEPGYIATDPLDPDLFYSGTNNGAYVDKFNRRLQTSREVNPYPWFYSGEPSKEIKERWQWTFPILFSKVDPKLLFVSSQRLWATRDGGKTWLRLSGDLTRHAPETQEKSGGPITGDMNGPEVYGVIFSVGPGKKDVNVIWTGSDDGLVHVTRDFGKSWSNVTPKDMPDFGRVSQIDASNFSSGTAYISVRKPLLNDFSPYIFKTTDYGKSWTKIVNGIRADAYVHAVREDPTRKGLLYAATQHGVYISYDDGANWESLMLNMPDVPISDLIVEGNELVIATHGRGFWVLDNIAPLRQATPAITAGDSHLFTPPALVRSGPGIVLSWWLKSPYKSARLEILDSAGVTLRTFEPDTTKPDSTRPPSGGFERNRRTYLPKGTGLQRLVWDGRAEGISSFPGMILWGAGTNGPAVPPGKYSVRLTIDGKKLTAPLSVRRNPWIADVSDADLVAQYKFGKMVRDKATEANDAIIAIRRVKTQLDDRTKRASADAALKSAGETLRTNASGVEESVYQVRNQSGQDPLNFPIKVNNRLANLLAMSERGDGRPTTNMPEIFGILSTELKGYTTKLEQVWKVDLAAVNKELARLNLAAIDPNCPKAEGCGVVP